A segment of the Triticum dicoccoides isolate Atlit2015 ecotype Zavitan unplaced genomic scaffold, WEW_v2.0 scaffold207371, whole genome shotgun sequence genome:
ATTAAATCTGTTTCATCTTGAGAAACCTGTTCACAAGCGAGCAATGTTTAATTGTTTATCCATGTTGAGAATCCTATACATGAATGAATGTAAAATAATGCTAAATAAGTAGACTATGAAATCGATTGAATAATTCAGATGCAAACTTTCCCATAAACTGAAATCTTCACATCCCATTTCCTGAAAAACCTAGAATACATATTATATTCAAACAAACATGTGCAGGTATACACACAGGTCACAACTAGAATGGAAGTGTGCATTCTGTTCTCAAAAGGATAACCtagaattttgaaaaaaaattaccaTTGAATACTacttcaacacaaatattttttACTTCTAATTTTAAATGTGGTGAAATAGCGCTGCTTCTTTGGCAATAACATCACTAGTATTACTGGGACCAAACAATGTTGTTTATTTAGGCAAGGATAAGATGGTACAAAATGATGTACTAATTACTAGAAACAATAAACCTAATGTGACACACTCGTTTGGGTCGTTGTTGTCAAAGAAGACCTGTATTATAAATGAGTAATCATGTAATTAACTCCACAAGCAATCAGCTAGCGAAGAGGCTGATCTACACGAACGGCATAAGGTGGAACTTTGAATATTACCTTCTCATGGAAAGCATAAATATTTTGATCAGCAGACAGTTGCCTGAGCTGTGATGCCATGCTTCCTTGCCCTGCACATAAGCTTCCAACTTCAACTTGAGCTGTAGACACTATGATCCTGCTCCCCATATTGTTGTTTGGGAAGCACTTTTTAATCCGATCCCACTCCTCAATGGTGGATAGGTCATTAAGCACAATCAGGTAACGCTTCTTGTTCACACATCCATTGAATTCCTCGATCAACTCTTGGGACGTCTTCTCTGTCTCCAACAAAACATCAACACCTATGGCTGCGTGAAACTGCTCGACCAAACACTGAACGAAGTCTTTTAGATCACCCTCAGGTCATTCTCCTTCTGGTTGATCAGCTGAAAAAGATCCAGTTTGGATTTCTCTTGCCTTGACATGCACCTTGCTTCATTAATGCCAACCAGTGCTGCAGAAGTAATGCTAGACTGCTCAGCCATGGTGGCCTTGGATCCAGAGCCCTTGATGAGATTGTAGCGCATGTTTCTCTGGCTGACATCCTCAACATTGGCTCTGAGCTCCTTCATCTGCATTGCCACACGACGCCGGTCGAGTAGGTTTCGACGGATACGCCACCAagactgcttctcgaggcgcacggcgAACTCCTGGAGGGTGTCCTCGACGTCATAGGCCACGTCACGGACTTGCTTCACCCAGACCTTGACCACCCTGTTGTCATCTCCATCGTCATGAGCAGACATGAGGAAAGCCTGCATCATCTCGAGCTCGTTGGTGATGAAGACCTGGTCACGCCGGACTCCGAGCTGCAGGGCCACCTCCTCCGCCAGGGCAGATGTGGCATATCTAAGTGCTCCACTCAGCACGGACTTTCCAACACTCAGTGCCGTCGCCTCCATTAGTTCAGCGTTTGTGCGGAATTATTGGTTGTGGCCGGTGGATGAAGTGCTGCTAATACAGGGTGTCAGTACAGTACCTGAGCTTGAGCAAAATCTTAAGAGGGGACAAAGAACACGAGAAGATTGGGGAGCAAACTCACAGTTGCGGTCAATGGTCACCGCGACCGGCGGCAACAGTAACCGTCACAGCAACCTCGAAGGAATAGCAACCTCCCAGGCCAATCTATTCAGAGAGAAAAAACAATATCGAAAGATAAGATTTAATAATCGAACAAGTCAGCAGATTAATAAGAATGTGTGGATGTGAAAATTTTCAGTGGAGCAGAATAGTAAGAAAGGTGAGACTGAGTTACCAGGTAGCCGGGTCAGTAGATTCAACGCGTCGCTCTCTGACCGACCAGAAACTCCATTCTTCTTGCTATTTCACTGCCACCCTAGATTTAACCAACACAAATCAGACTGTAAAGCAGGAGATCTGACATTTTAACTCCAAGCATTGCTATTTTAACAGGGAGAAATCGACAGGATATATACCCAAAATGTGCCCCGTCCACAGGTGTCAAGGGCTGTTCCTTGCAAAACCTTACAAGCAAATCTTTTCTGAGAACCTTGCTGTTCCACTGCCAGCCCTGGATTCAATCAACACAAATCAGATCAGACTCTGAAGCAGGAGATCTGACTTTGTAGCTCCAAGCAAAGCATTCCTACTTTAACTAGAAAAAAAATCGACAGGAAATATACCCAAAATGTCCACCGGCCTTCTCCCCTCTCCACAGATGCCAAGAAGGACCATGTTCCTCTCAAGATCTCTAGCAGTGTTGAGCTTGGAGGTTGGATGAGATCACCAACAAGGCGGATCACCAATGGAGGAGAGGACCGAGATGGTAGGAAGGGAGCACTCAGTGGAGACGAGGAGCAGAGGAAGACCAAGAACAGCAGTCAAGACAAGAGACAGGCCTTCAGAGAAATATAACTCCATAGGGTCAGTCCACCTACCAAGCTTCATTGCATTTACTGCTCTGTGTACGTGCAGGCTGCAGACCCACCTATGGC
Coding sequences within it:
- the LOC119345123 gene encoding disease resistance protein Pik-2-like codes for the protein MEATALSVGKSVLSGALRYATSALAEEVALQLGVRRDQVFITNELEMMQAFLMSAHDDGDDNRVVKVWVKQVRDVAYDVEDTLQEFAVRLEKQSWWRIRRNLLDRRRVAMQMKELRANVEDVSQRNMRYNLIKGSGSKATMAEQSSITSAALVGINEARCMSRQEKSKLDLFQLINQKENDLRVI